The genome window TACTTTGAGTGAAATTGCAATTGCCAGCACACCGTCCTGGTAGCAGAATGGGAAACTGCAGTGACTGATCCACCATGCCGGATAAATGGGGGCAAGCTGAAAATCTGGTTGTCACGATGCTTGGCTCACACTGATAGTTTTAAACAGGTTGACAAGGTTCGGAAAATGCAGAATGACTTTTAAAAATTTATAATGGGCTCTCTCTTGTCGATCTTAATTAGATGTGCAATAACATGAAACCGCCATATGCAGTTGGCAGCCTGATTTACATCTGTATGgctttttatttccattgacttcaaatcGGGGGAGTGGATTGCTGACTTGCTATCAGCCCGTTGTACAATATCGGCCAAAACCAAACTTGACTCCGAGGAATTGGTTCTCAGGACATGGAGGTTTTCTCTGACTGTCACACATCTGAGCCGACCAGGTATGTATGTGTATGAGTAATGTATTGGCTATGGTCCTGAACAAGACATAAAATTGAATTGAACAAATGTAGCAACTAGTGGACTTCACCATATATAAATCAGCATCAAGCATTTAGGTGGTTTGAATGAAAGAGTTCATCAATTTCTTACAGGATAGGAATCCCCCCTACTTCCCAGCAAACCActccctgcccctcactccccaacacacacacaattacaacCTGGGCCACTGTAAATGGATGATTCTTAATGCCCCCTCCAGCAGCCTAGAGTAGAAAGCCCAATGGTGCCTTTTCAAAGCAACTAGTGCtttgccaatacatgtgaccttggtgagatcacctGCCTCAATAACAAAAAGGATAGAATCCTGAATTTTTACATATATACTGataatattaataatttggaagatTAAATAACCAGCACTTGGCAGAATTTCAAGAGTTCTTATCCGACTTGTATATTTCCCATCGCGTGGATGTTGTAGGGAGGAGGGTTCACATGGAAATTTTGCTGGGGAAAGGGTTGTGCAATTGCAGTGTTCACCAGCACAACCGTTGGCTGAAAAATAAAACAACACTAATAAGTAGAATTAGCACAGAATGAGCCAGGCAGTTCATCATGATTCAGCCGCCTCTCTCTAACCATCGGAGCCATTCCCCTGCCACTTTCCCCACTAGGACAATGTTTGTGCTGACTCTCTGCCAGAGCAATCCCCAAAGCTGTGTCTATCAGTGCTGCAACACTAGGGggagcacttcctgcacatgcTCAGATGAGTAAATCTATCGAAGTTCTGAGGAAAGGGCCTCCAGATTGGAAACGTTGGCCCTctttgtccacagatgctgtcagacctgctgcgattttccaatattttctgtttttgctgttgAGGAAATCTATCCCATGAATTGCTGGGaatgaagtttgaagtttatttattagttacaagtagtcttacattaacactgcaatgaagtggctgtgaaaatcccctagtcgccacactcaggcgcctgtttgggtacactgagggagaatttagcatgcacctaaccagcatgtcttttggaggaaactggagcaccccgggggaaaccctcgcagacacagggagaatgtgcagaccccacacagacagtgacccaagctgagaatcaaacccatgtccctggtgctgtgaggcagcagtgctaaccactgtaacaccgtgctgcccaaatagtTTATCTTCATTGGAAGAACCTAAATGTGTTTCATTGGTAACTGTGCATTTTATTCATATAGATTTCTTCCGTGTTCAAAATTTCACTGATTATTATGCAGCTTATTTTGGAGCTCAGTTTGTAATGGAGTTTTTTCTaatggaaagatttttttttcattcatgtgaTAGTGGGATTGACTTGTCCATATCTGGCAGTTATCATCGATACATGCACGCTTTCCAAAAATTAGTAAGAGAGTcatcgagttttacagcacagaaagagacccttcagcccattgtgactctgctagccatcaagcacctatctattctatttttcagcacttggctaTGGCTATGGCCTTTCAAGAGctcatttaaatgcttcttaaatgttgtgtggGTTTAtgcctctactaccctttcagacaatgagtttcagattcccaccaccctctgggcgaaaagatttttcctcacattccctccaaatctcctgcttcttatcttaaatctatgccccctggttaatgATCCCTCCAGTAATGAGAGAAATTCCTTGctatctactctatctatgtcctttataattttgtacacctcaatcaggtctcccctcaacctcctctgctctaaggggaacaaccccagcctagccagcccctcttcatagctgaaatactccagcctaggcaacatcctggtgaatctcctctgcaccctttctagtgcaatcatatccttctatattgtggcgaccaaaactgcacacagtacactagCTGTGGTCCAACAAGTGTTTAATCCAGCTTCATCATgatctccctgctcttatattccttGCCTAGGCTAATAAAGGCAGTTATCCCATTAACCTTTTAATCACCTTATCtaccctgtcctgctgccttcagtgacttatggaccTGCACGCCAAGGTCTTTTTCGTGTCctcccattcattgtgtattcccttgccttgttagtcttcccaaaatgcatcacctcacacttttcagggtgaaATTCCATTTgttctgttctgcccatctgaccagcctgtctatatcaccctgtaatctaaggctttcctgcttgctatttaccacaccaccaatttttatgTAATCTGCGATCATACAGCTCCCACCCTCACCTAGATTGTTCATgtaaattacaaacagcaagggatcagcacagtggtacagtggttagcactgctgcctcacagcgccagggagccatgttcgattccggcctcgggttactgtctgtgtggagtttgcacattctccccgtgtctgcatgggtttccatcgggtgctccggtttcctcccacagtccaaagatgtgtgggttagattgattggccatgctaagttgaccataatgtcagggggattaggatggtaaatatgtggggttacgggaatagggcctgggtgggattgtgctcagtgcagacccgatgggctgaatggcctcctcctgtgctgtagtgattctatgattccatgattctatgatccctgcgGTACATCACTAGAcataggcttccagtcacaaaaataaCTTCCTACCAACACTCTGCCTCCTGCCGCTATGCccgattttggatccaatttgccaaattaccCGGGATCCCCTGGCCCTTCCTGAACAGCCTCCCATGCAAATACACAGTGGCAACAGAATTCAAGTTATTAATTCAAGATCAATTCATTACATAGCTTACGTTTGGTGTTGCACAACAACAGTTCAGAGATTTGCAGTTGAAGCTTGAAATTGCAATGGATATTGCTGCATTGAGCAGTGTCAGTAGCAGGAGTATGACCAAACATGGAATTGTACCCTGCAACAAATTGTACACAAATAAATTCAGTTGGACAGAAAGAAATAAAAAATATTTCTTAAAATCAGCTCAGGATCAACATAATGATGCACTCACCTCATGATAATAACAATAATACAAACTGAAACAATATGGATAagcaaggtttatacaatatattATTACTCCTGGGAGGCAGGAAATGGCACTGAGGATGTTCATTGCTAAGCAGCCTCTGATCTAGAAGTAAAAACATGTATTAAACAACATGAGAAAACATGGCAGGAAGAAAAAATCCATTGGCTCATCAACTCTACTTCTACTCTATCTAAAATCTGCCCAAATCATTGTATCTATATAAacccatttagaacatagaacatagaacagtacagcacagaacaggcccttcggcccacgatgttgtgccgagctttatctgaaaccaagatcaagctatcccactccctatcatcctggtgtgctccatgtgcctatccaataaccgcttaaatgttcctaaagtgtctgactccactatcactgcaggcagtccattccacaccccaaccactctctgcgtaaagaacctacctctgatatccgtcctgtatctcccaccacgaaccctatagttatgcccccttgtaatagctccatccacccgaggaaatagtctttgaacgttcactctatctatccccttcatcattttatacacctctattaagtctcccctcagcctcctccgctccagagagaacagccctagctccctcaacctttcctcatatgacctaccctccaaaccaggcagcatcctggtaaatctcctctacactctttccagcgcttccacatccttcttatagtgaggtgaccagaactgcacacaatattccaaatgtggtctcaccaaggtcctgtacagttgcagcataaccccacggctcttaaactccaaccccctgttaataaaagctaacacactataggccttcttcacagctctatccacttgagtggcaacctttagagatctgtggatatggaccccaagatctctctgttcctccacagtcttcagaaccctacctttgaccctgtaatccacatttaaatttgtcctaccaaaatgaatcacctcacatttatcagggttaaactccatttgccatttttcagcccagctttgcatcctatctatgtctctttgcagcctacaacagccctccacctcatccactactccaccaatcttggtgtcatcagcaaatttactgatccacccttcagcccccttctctaagtcattaataaaaatcacaaagagcagaggaccaagcactgatccctgcggcacaccgctagcaacctgcctccaatccgaaaattttccatcgaccaccaccctctgtcttcggtcagacagccagttacctatccaatcggccaactttccctctatcccacacctcctcactttcatcataagccgaccatgggggaccttatcaaacgccttactaaaatccatgtatatgacatcaactgccctaccttcatcaacacacttagttacctcctcaaaaaattctatcaaatttgtgaggcacgacttgcccttcacgaatccgtgctgactatctcggattaatccgcatctttctaaatggtcgtaaatcccatccctaaggaccctttccatcaatttaccaaccaccgaagtaagactaaccggtctataattaccagggtcatttctattccctttcttaaacagaggaacaacattcgccattctccagtcctctggcaccatccccgtggacagcgaggacccaaagatcaacgccaaaggctctgcaatctcatcccttgcctcccacagaatcctaggatacatttcatcaggcccaggggacttatcgaccttcagtttattcaaaactgccaagacatcctccctccgaacatctatttcctccagcctattagcctgtaacaccttctcttcctcaaaaacatggcccctctccttggtgaacactgaagaaaagtattcattcatcacctcgcctatctctactgcctccatacacaagttcccactactgtccttgaccggccctaacctcaccctggtcattcttttattcctcacataagagtaaaaagccttggggttttccttgatccgacccgccaaggacttctcatgtcccctcctagctctcctaagcccctttttcagctcattccttgctaacttgtaaccctcaatcgagccatctgaaccttgtttcctcatccctacataagcttccctcttccttttcacaagacattccacctctttcgtgaaccatggttccctcactcggccatttcctccctgcctgacaggaacatacctatcaaggacatccagtatttgttccttgaaaaagttccacttttcattagttcctttctctgacagtttctgttcccaacttatgccccctaattcttgcctaatcgcatcataattacccctcccccaattgtaaaccttgccctgccgtacggccctatccctctccattgcaatgacaaaagacaccgaattgtggtcactatctccaaattgctctcccacaaccaaatctaacacttggcccggttcatttcccagtaccaaatccaatgtggcctcacctctagtcggcccatccacatattgtgtcaggaaaccctcccgcacacactgcacaaaaactgccccatccaaactatttgacctacaaaggttccaatcaatatttggaaagttaaagtcccccatgacaactaccctgtgacccccacacatatccataatctgcttagcaatttcttcctccacatctctattactatttgggggcctatagtaaactcctagcaacgtgaccgctcctttcctatttctaacttcagcccatattacctcagtgtgcagatcccccacgaagtgcctttctgcagccgttaaactatccttgattaacaatgccgctcctccacctcttttaccagcttccctacacttagtgaaacatctataccccggaacgtccaccaACCTGGTGGACAATTTAATGTCACACTTTCGGAAGGATGTCAAGGTTTTCGAAAGGGTGCAGCAGAGACTTACTGGAATGGTTCCGAGGATGAGGGACTTCATTTAGGATAGACTGGAGAATTTGAATTAGTTTGTTGAGATTTTCAATCGGATGATTTGTTTTTTATCGAACGACGAAGGCTAAACTGTTTCCAATAGCacagtcagtaaccagaggacaaagATTTAAGGTGATATGGGAAGGAATCAGAGATAGCAAGAGGAAATATTCTATTTCAGATTGAGTTGATGTGATCTAGAATGCTTccaggtcatagaaacatagaagacaggagcaggaggagaccatttggccctttgagcctgctccgccattcattatgatcatggttgatcgtccaactcaatagcctaatcctgctttttccctataacctttgatcccatttgccccaagtgctatatccagcctcctcttgaatacatttaatgctttggcatcgactacttcctgtgataatgaatttcacaggcccaccactctttgggtgaagaaatgtctcctcatctccatcctaaatggtctaccctgtatcctcagactgtgacccctggacaCCTGGGTCACCTcctccatcgggaacatcctccctgcatctaacctgtctagtcctgttagaattttataagtcgctatcagatcccccctcattcacatgaactgcagcaaaaACAATCATAACCTAGTCAAactctcttcatacatcagtcccgccatccccagaatcagcctggtaaacctggtaAAGTCATGGATaaaagggcgttggtgaggccacacctcaagtattgtgtgcattttggtgtccttatctgaggaaggatgtctttgctatggagggagtacagcgaaagtttaccaggttgattcctcggatggcaggtctgtcatctgaAGAGAccctaaatcggttaggattatatttactggagtttagaagagtgagaggggatctcatagaaatttataaaattctaagagggttagacagggtagattcagaaagaatgttcttgatggtgggggaggctagaactagggttcatagtttgaggataaggggtaaaccctttTGAACTgagttcaggagaaatttctttacccagagggtggtgaatgtgcagaattcactaccacagaaagtacttgaggccaaaccgttgtgtgatttcaagaggaaattagatataaccCTTGGGGCTAAAGTAAtcagggatatgggaggagggggggatcaggatattgaattcaatgatcagccatgatcaaaatgaatggcggagcaggcttgaacagccgaatggcctactcctgattttagtttctatgtttctataatggtCCACCGCAATGCCACTTTCCTGCGTTAACTTcacatcccttgatgtcattaatcTCCAGAAAATTATTGATTTCTGTCTTCAACATGCAACGTGTAAGGAAATGACAAAGCTGATGAGGATTAACAGCCAGAAGAAAGAATGGAAAAAACAAGTTGTAACTATACCTGGAGAGAGGTATTTTCCAAGTAAAATATGAGAAATAGGTATTATTACATCAAATAAAATGGATTTATTAGACCCCTTCCCAGATTCACAAGTTTGCAAGCTATCAGGTAATTACCAAAACTGCAGAGCGCTATTTTTGAAATTCATTTTGTGGGATATCTACATTGATGGCTGGGTcaacacagaaaaggagttgaggccggcatagatcatcCATAATTGTATTGAAAGTCAGGGCGTTCTTaaagggcctggtggccacttctgcttctatttcttgtgttcttgtgcttAAGTGGAtctttggcaggatgtgatgagtgatgTCCTACAGGGGTTTGTGCTGGAGCCTCAaagttttacaatttacatcaatgactttgCTGAGGGCAGCGGAGGCACGGtaactaaatttgcagatggtacaaagataggtagggaagtatgttgtgaagaggacatatatAGTTTGCAAATGGATAAGAtatgttgagtgagtgggcaaaaatctgccagatggagcataatgtgggaaagtgtgaaactGTTCAGTTTGCCACAAAGA of Mustelus asterias chromosome 3, sMusAst1.hap1.1, whole genome shotgun sequence contains these proteins:
- the LOC144482746 gene encoding membrane-spanning 4-domains subfamily A member 8-like, whose protein sequence is MFRGKLMGLGITQIVTGIIAVIIGIIEISVVVRGPFRISDFSVHIGTPWWTGLLFIIAGSLAVAVEKDPTLPMIRGCLAMNILSAISCLPGVIIYCINLAYPYCFSLYYCYYHEGTIPCLVILLLLTLLNAAISIAISSFNCKSLNCCCATPNPTVVLVNTAIAQPFPQQNFHVNPPPYNIHAMGNIQVG